One Sporolituus thermophilus DSM 23256 genomic region harbors:
- the pstB gene encoding phosphate ABC transporter ATP-binding protein PstB → MEYKIQINKLKLYYGDTLALKKISLNVVKNSVLALIGPSGCGKSTCLRTINRMNDLIDNVRIEGEVLLDGMNIYHPGTDVVMLRKRVGMVFQRPNPFPMSIYDNVAYGPRIHGLKNKARLDEIVEKSLTGAALWDEVKNRLHSSAMGLSGGQQQRLCIARLLAVEPEVLLMDEPCSALDPISTMKIEELITELKTNYTIVLVTHNMQQAARVSDYTAFFLNGELIEHDETGAIFTRPQDKRTEDYITGRFG, encoded by the coding sequence ATGGAATATAAAATCCAAATTAATAAACTGAAGCTTTATTATGGGGATACCCTGGCACTGAAAAAGATTTCCCTAAATGTGGTAAAAAACAGCGTTTTGGCCCTTATCGGCCCGTCCGGTTGCGGCAAATCGACTTGTCTGCGCACCATTAACCGGATGAATGACCTTATTGACAATGTCCGCATTGAGGGCGAGGTGCTGCTGGACGGCATGAATATTTACCATCCCGGCACCGACGTGGTCATGCTGCGCAAGCGGGTAGGCATGGTGTTTCAGCGGCCTAACCCCTTTCCCATGTCCATTTATGACAATGTCGCCTACGGCCCCCGTATTCATGGCCTGAAAAATAAGGCGCGCCTGGATGAGATAGTGGAAAAAAGCCTGACCGGCGCCGCTTTGTGGGATGAGGTAAAAAACCGCCTGCACAGCTCGGCAATGGGTCTGTCGGGCGGGCAGCAACAGCGGCTGTGTATCGCCCGCCTCTTGGCGGTTGAGCCGGAGGTGCTGCTCATGGACGAACCCTGTTCGGCGCTCGACCCTATTTCGACGATGAAAATCGAGGAACTGATTACCGAACTTAAGACCAATTACACGATTGTCTTGGTGACCCACAATATGCAGCAGGCCGCCCGCGTTTCCGACTACACCGCCTTTTTCCTAAACGGCGAGCTCATTGAACATGACGAAACCGGCGCCATTTTTACCCGCCCCCAGGATAAACGCACTGAAGATTATATCACCGGTCGCTTCGGTTAA
- a CDS encoding SpoIID/LytB domain-containing protein, with protein MSKMWKKWFWLPVLLLAVALVLGGCNLFKPPQPKPQPAPPSPPPQKQAVQGAEPDITVYMHETGEKKTMKMEDYIAGVVAGEMKNDWPVEALAAQAIIARTFTVEAIETKGGVPARGTQASTDIKEFQAYNAAAVNDRVKQAVQMTRGMIIAYQGKPAKTWFHASAGGVTATAKEGLDYKDPEPPYIQSVQSPDDLAPPDVQNWTVTFSKEEVRAALAKVGQRVDRIDSLEIGQKGPSGRTTAFVVNKNVQVSGPALRVALDSTKLKSLLLDKVEVSEDSITFTGKGYGHGVGMSQWGAHKLAKEGKKPEEIIGHYYRGITIEKRWQ; from the coding sequence ATGTCAAAAATGTGGAAGAAATGGTTTTGGTTACCGGTGCTTTTATTGGCAGTTGCCTTAGTGCTTGGTGGCTGCAATTTGTTTAAGCCGCCCCAGCCAAAACCGCAGCCCGCGCCGCCGTCGCCACCACCCCAAAAACAGGCCGTGCAAGGGGCGGAGCCGGATATAACGGTTTATATGCATGAGACCGGTGAAAAGAAGACCATGAAAATGGAAGATTACATCGCCGGGGTTGTGGCCGGGGAAATGAAAAACGACTGGCCGGTTGAAGCACTGGCCGCCCAGGCCATTATCGCCCGCACTTTTACCGTGGAGGCCATCGAGACGAAAGGCGGCGTTCCGGCACGAGGCACGCAGGCGTCAACCGATATAAAAGAATTTCAGGCGTATAATGCCGCCGCCGTCAATGACCGGGTCAAGCAGGCGGTGCAGATGACCCGCGGCATGATTATTGCCTATCAGGGCAAACCGGCGAAAACATGGTTTCACGCCAGCGCCGGCGGGGTGACGGCTACGGCCAAAGAGGGCCTTGACTACAAGGACCCCGAGCCGCCCTACATCCAGAGCGTCCAGTCTCCCGACGATTTGGCGCCGCCCGACGTACAGAACTGGACAGTGACATTTTCCAAGGAAGAGGTGAGGGCTGCCCTGGCCAAGGTCGGCCAGCGCGTCGACCGCATCGACAGTTTGGAAATTGGCCAGAAAGGGCCGTCCGGACGGACGACCGCCTTTGTCGTCAATAAGAACGTGCAGGTATCAGGGCCGGCACTGCGGGTAGCCCTGGACAGCACGAAACTGAAGTCGCTGCTCTTAGACAAGGTGGAAGTAAGCGAAGACAGCATAACCTTTACCGGCAAAGGCTACGGCCACGGGGTAGGCATGTCCCAGTGGGGCGCCCACAAACTGGCCAAAGAAGGCAAGAAGCCGGAAGAAATTATCGGCCACTATTATCGGGGCATTACAATCGAAAAACGCTGGCAATAA
- a CDS encoding phosphate ABC transporter substrate-binding protein gives MNLFRKPKMLAAALALMLGVSLAAGCGQKSEPKTGELQGTVTASGSTALLPLLKPAQEEFQKKHPKVTVNIAGGGSFTGMNQVAAGSVNIGNSDVELPPELKDKGLVDHKVAVAPFVFIVNPDVTVDNLTQQQYIDIFTGKITNWKEVGGKDQKITIIHRAKSSGSRATIAQVVLKGAAFTDNAVIQDSNGAVRAAIASTPGAIGYVDAPYADNTVKVLAYNGVKYTPENVINGTYPVFAYEHMYTKGEPTGAVKAFIDYVMSKEFQETYVEKNGFLPITKMKK, from the coding sequence ATGAATTTGTTCCGTAAACCGAAAATGCTGGCGGCGGCGCTGGCCCTTATGCTGGGCGTATCGCTGGCGGCAGGCTGCGGCCAGAAAAGCGAGCCCAAGACAGGTGAACTGCAGGGCACGGTCACCGCTTCGGGTTCAACGGCCCTCTTGCCGCTCTTGAAGCCCGCCCAGGAAGAATTCCAAAAGAAGCACCCCAAAGTTACCGTTAACATCGCCGGCGGCGGTTCCTTTACCGGTATGAACCAAGTGGCCGCAGGGTCAGTCAATATCGGCAACTCCGATGTCGAGCTTCCCCCTGAACTAAAAGACAAAGGTCTGGTTGACCACAAAGTTGCCGTAGCACCTTTCGTGTTTATCGTTAACCCTGACGTGACGGTCGACAACCTGACGCAGCAGCAATATATCGACATCTTCACCGGCAAAATCACCAACTGGAAAGAAGTCGGCGGTAAAGACCAGAAAATCACCATTATTCACCGCGCTAAATCTTCCGGTTCCCGCGCGACCATTGCCCAAGTCGTCCTGAAAGGTGCCGCCTTTACTGACAATGCCGTTATCCAGGACTCGAACGGCGCTGTCCGGGCCGCCATTGCCAGCACTCCCGGCGCCATCGGCTATGTCGATGCTCCATATGCCGACAATACCGTAAAAGTGCTGGCTTATAACGGGGTAAAATATACGCCGGAAAACGTAATTAATGGCACCTACCCGGTCTTCGCCTATGAGCACATGTATACCAAAGGGGAGCCGACCGGCGCGGTAAAGGCATTCATTGACTACGTCATGAGCAAAGAATTCCAGGAAACTTACGTCGAGAAAAACGGCTTCCTGCCGATTACCAAGATGAAGAAATAG
- the pstC gene encoding phosphate ABC transporter permease subunit PstC, translating to MATLVNAKEHSLKLAYDRYVRYLFIASAFLMTVIILSIIIFVGQQGLLTFKDVEPGEFFLSTKWDPTENHYGALSFIAGSLYVTLLAVLFGAPLGLAGAIFMAKIAPPWLREIMRPATDLYVAIPSVVYGFVGLTVLVPFIRVQFGVNTGFGLLAAAVILAIMILPTIISISEDAIRAVPRALEEGSLALGATRWQTITGVILPAALPGILTSVILAMARAVGETMAVQMVIGNTPQLAKSLFMPTSTLTSEIVVEMGNTPFGTAWGNSLFLMALVLLLLSLAMILVIRRVAAKGAV from the coding sequence ATGGCGACTTTGGTCAATGCCAAAGAACATAGCTTAAAACTGGCCTACGACCGTTATGTGCGCTACTTGTTTATTGCCAGCGCCTTCTTAATGACCGTCATCATCCTGTCCATTATTATCTTTGTCGGACAGCAGGGACTGCTCACCTTTAAAGACGTGGAGCCCGGGGAATTTTTCCTGTCGACCAAGTGGGATCCTACGGAAAATCATTACGGCGCCCTCAGTTTTATCGCCGGTTCCCTGTACGTAACGCTGCTCGCGGTGCTGTTTGGTGCGCCGCTTGGCCTGGCCGGCGCTATCTTTATGGCCAAAATCGCGCCGCCGTGGCTCCGGGAAATTATGCGCCCGGCCACCGACCTCTATGTGGCCATTCCCTCGGTTGTTTACGGCTTTGTGGGTCTTACCGTCCTGGTACCGTTTATCCGCGTGCAATTTGGCGTCAACACCGGTTTTGGCCTGCTGGCCGCCGCCGTTATTCTGGCCATTATGATTTTGCCGACGATTATCAGCATTTCGGAAGACGCCATTCGCGCCGTACCGCGGGCGCTGGAGGAAGGCTCGCTCGCGCTGGGGGCTACCCGCTGGCAGACGATTACCGGCGTTATCCTGCCGGCGGCGCTGCCTGGCATATTGACGTCGGTTATTTTGGCCATGGCCAGGGCGGTCGGCGAGACGATGGCCGTGCAGATGGTGATTGGTAATACGCCACAGCTGGCCAAGTCGTTATTTATGCCGACTTCTACCCTGACCAGCGAAATTGTGGTTGAAATGGGTAACACTCCCTTTGGTACGGCTTGGGGTAATTCGCTCTTTCTTATGGCGCTGGTGCTGCTGCTCCTGTCATTAGCCATGATCCTGGTTATTCGCCGGGTGGCGGCAAAGGGGGCGGTATAA
- a CDS encoding spore germination protein — translation MVQDEQCRPVKKLSARLPEASLAEAGRELARLRRLTAESAEIGEELSQVVAELRQVAAPPDEPFIFTPVLAENERLLRAIFRDCDDIKYRAFKAGQRQALLVYLNWMTDLTLLEKNVLETLMTPGQGGQVSVDPGALVNQFLTSASLTVTYQASEAIEAVMTGNALLLVDGIAEAFTIGTVKHVKRTVEGAKSEGVVRGPQDAFNETLSDNIVLIRRRTRDPNVKIRVLKLGERTKTAIALVYVANLVKPGLVEEVERRLNLIKVDSVILSTTVEEALSDHPWTPFPQAQVTERPETMVAAVYEGRVGIIVDNTPFSLIVPCTYANLLQSTDDYTARPTVASLIRLTRHASAFLAIYLPALYIAIVSFHPGMLPTTLAISIAELRARTPFPSLLEAVMMEILLEIFQEAIIRLPNKFAGAAGVVGGLVIGTTVVQAALVNPLLVVVIATTAIASYTMPSYHFSMALRSLRVPLLILASVLGLYGVMLGVLAITTHMCSLRSFGESYLGGTLDITLLEDWKDMLVRFPVKFLRARPKELGPQERTRMGGGHG, via the coding sequence ATGGTGCAGGACGAACAATGCCGGCCAGTAAAAAAATTATCGGCCCGGTTACCTGAAGCTTCCCTGGCGGAGGCCGGTAGAGAACTGGCCCGTTTGCGCCGGCTGACGGCCGAAAGCGCCGAAATCGGTGAAGAATTGAGCCAGGTCGTTGCCGAGCTGCGTCAGGTTGCCGCTCCGCCGGACGAGCCCTTTATCTTTACGCCGGTGCTGGCCGAAAATGAACGGCTGCTCCGCGCTATTTTCCGCGACTGCGACGATATAAAGTACCGCGCCTTTAAGGCCGGCCAGCGTCAGGCGTTGTTGGTCTATCTCAACTGGATGACCGACCTTACCCTGCTGGAAAAAAACGTCCTGGAAACACTGATGACCCCCGGGCAGGGGGGGCAGGTTAGCGTTGATCCCGGCGCGCTGGTTAATCAATTTTTGACTTCCGCGTCTTTAACCGTGACTTACCAGGCCAGCGAGGCCATTGAGGCCGTCATGACCGGCAACGCGCTGCTGTTGGTCGACGGCATCGCAGAGGCGTTCACCATTGGTACCGTCAAGCATGTGAAACGCACGGTTGAAGGAGCCAAGAGCGAAGGGGTGGTGCGGGGGCCCCAGGATGCGTTTAATGAGACGCTTAGTGACAATATTGTGCTCATCCGCCGCCGTACCCGCGACCCCAACGTCAAAATCCGCGTCCTGAAGCTGGGGGAACGGACCAAAACGGCCATTGCCCTGGTGTATGTCGCCAATTTAGTTAAACCCGGCCTGGTGGAAGAGGTCGAGCGCCGGTTAAACCTGATAAAAGTAGACAGTGTCATATTATCAACAACGGTGGAAGAAGCTTTGAGCGACCACCCCTGGACGCCGTTTCCCCAGGCGCAGGTCACGGAACGGCCGGAAACAATGGTGGCAGCGGTGTATGAAGGGCGGGTCGGCATCATCGTGGACAACACCCCGTTTTCCTTGATTGTTCCCTGCACCTACGCCAATTTATTGCAAAGCACGGATGATTATACCGCCCGGCCGACCGTGGCCAGCCTCATCCGCCTTACCCGCCATGCGTCGGCGTTTCTGGCGATTTACCTGCCGGCGCTTTATATTGCCATTGTCTCTTTTCACCCCGGGATGCTGCCGACGACGCTGGCCATTTCCATTGCCGAACTCAGGGCCCGGACGCCTTTTCCGTCGCTGCTAGAGGCGGTCATGATGGAGATTTTACTGGAAATTTTCCAGGAAGCCATTATCCGCCTGCCGAACAAATTCGCCGGCGCCGCCGGCGTAGTCGGCGGTCTGGTCATCGGCACCACCGTTGTCCAGGCGGCGCTGGTCAACCCGCTGCTGGTGGTCGTTATCGCCACCACCGCCATTGCCTCCTACACCATGCCTTCTTATCACTTTAGCATGGCCCTCCGGTCATTACGGGTACCGCTGTTAATCTTGGCGTCAGTTTTGGGGTTATATGGCGTGATGTTGGGGGTGTTGGCAATTACTACGCATATGTGTTCGCTGCGCAGTTTTGGCGAGTCGTACCTCGGGGGCACGCTGGATATTACGCTGCTCGAAGACTGGAAGGATATGCTGGTGCGGTTTCCTGTGAAATTTTTGCGGGCCCGGCCCAAAGAACTGGGCCCCCAGGAGCGGACCAGGATGGGGGGCGGCCATGGTTAA
- a CDS encoding ATP-binding protein, whose translation MFRFSLRNRLIFSFLLLIILTLATLGSYILWFVHKYNLERLTGNLFTQAQITEQLLRVHISGPPAEADLDAIAKELGAEVDLRLTIIDPNGVVLADSRENPALMENHLHRPEIAAALAGGRGTAIRHSTTLDENLLYVAIPMRSGNEIIGVVRLSTTLSHVETAYNRIRSALLAAFVVTTLLAIAFSIRLARKYTAPLEEITDVARLIGEGQLDKRVHIKTGDEIEILGHTLNNLAARLDDKLKEIVAQKHKLELILQHMDNAVLLLDRYGRVTDFNLRAASLFSITGAMLGQHNIQVIGNSLLDKAVRETVATGENRLIQLRTNLHGAKRVFQVFLAPLGDEGGGVLTVFHDITALQEIHERQAEFVANASHELKTPLTAIKGFAETLLDGAIREPALAAKFVTIIHGEAERMNRLIADLLQLASLDARTTGQQTRLEPTDIYKVAATVVEELSAQWRAKKLSVLLDAPAQPLAVMANPDWLKQVFVNLLDNSIKYTPDGGKVLLKWWQNSDKAVFMVQDSGIGIPAKDLPFIFDRFYRVDRARSRSAGGTGLGLAIVKHIIETLGGKIDVTSEPGAGTTFTFTLPLAKAQ comes from the coding sequence ATGTTTCGCTTTAGTTTACGCAACCGGCTCATTTTTTCGTTTTTGCTGCTCATTATTCTTACTTTGGCTACCCTTGGCAGCTATATTCTCTGGTTTGTTCACAAGTATAACCTTGAACGCCTGACCGGTAATCTGTTTACCCAGGCCCAAATCACCGAACAGCTGCTGCGGGTCCATATAAGCGGTCCGCCAGCGGAAGCCGACCTTGACGCCATCGCCAAAGAGCTCGGGGCCGAGGTCGACCTGCGCCTCACCATTATCGACCCTAACGGTGTCGTACTGGCCGACTCACGGGAAAACCCGGCCCTGATGGAAAACCACTTGCACCGGCCTGAAATCGCCGCCGCGCTGGCCGGCGGCCGCGGCACGGCTATCCGCCACAGCACTACCTTGGACGAAAACCTGCTGTATGTAGCTATTCCTATGCGAAGCGGCAACGAAATCATTGGCGTTGTCCGTCTCTCCACCACCCTGTCCCATGTGGAAACGGCCTATAACCGGATTCGGTCGGCGCTGCTCGCCGCCTTTGTCGTTACTACCCTGCTCGCCATCGCCTTCAGCATCCGCCTGGCCCGCAAGTACACGGCGCCGCTGGAGGAAATCACGGACGTAGCCCGCCTTATTGGCGAAGGGCAACTCGATAAACGCGTTCATATCAAGACCGGCGACGAAATCGAAATTTTAGGCCATACGCTGAACAACCTAGCGGCGCGGCTCGATGACAAGCTAAAGGAAATCGTGGCGCAAAAACATAAGCTCGAACTCATCCTCCAGCATATGGATAATGCCGTTCTCCTGCTTGACCGCTATGGGCGGGTGACTGACTTCAACCTGCGGGCCGCTTCGCTGTTTTCCATCACCGGCGCCATGCTGGGCCAGCACAACATCCAGGTTATCGGCAACAGTCTGCTCGATAAAGCCGTCCGGGAAACAGTGGCTACCGGTGAAAACCGGCTGATTCAGCTCCGCACCAACCTTCACGGCGCAAAACGCGTCTTTCAGGTCTTTCTTGCTCCCCTTGGCGACGAAGGCGGCGGCGTCCTTACCGTCTTTCACGACATTACTGCCCTGCAGGAAATCCATGAGCGGCAGGCCGAGTTTGTCGCCAATGCCTCCCACGAACTTAAGACACCGCTGACGGCAATCAAGGGTTTTGCCGAGACCCTTCTCGACGGCGCCATCCGGGAGCCGGCGCTGGCCGCCAAATTCGTTACCATAATTCATGGCGAGGCGGAACGTATGAACCGCCTTATCGCCGATCTTTTGCAACTGGCCAGTTTGGACGCCCGGACAACCGGGCAGCAAACCCGGCTTGAGCCTACCGATATATATAAAGTGGCGGCCACCGTTGTCGAGGAGCTATCGGCCCAATGGCGGGCCAAAAAGCTGTCCGTGCTGCTTGATGCGCCGGCCCAGCCACTGGCGGTTATGGCCAACCCTGATTGGCTGAAGCAGGTGTTTGTAAACCTGCTCGATAACAGCATTAAGTATACGCCGGACGGCGGGAAGGTGCTGCTGAAATGGTGGCAGAATAGCGACAAAGCCGTCTTCATGGTTCAGGACTCCGGGATAGGCATCCCCGCCAAAGACCTGCCTTTTATCTTTGACCGCTTCTACCGCGTCGACCGGGCCCGTTCCCGCAGCGCCGGCGGCACCGGCCTCGGCCTGGCTATCGTCAAACATATCATCGAAACCCTGGGCGGCAAAATTGACGTCACGAGCGAGCCGGGCGCCGGCACCACCTTCACCTTCACCCTGCCATTGGCAAAAGCCCAATAA
- the phoU gene encoding phosphate signaling complex protein PhoU: MGNAVAMAIEDAVQSLAKQDVNLARKVIEGDDIIDKMEVDIEDKCMVLIARQQPLARDLRIISTGLKITTDLERIGDHAYDIANVTLRLAHQPLIKPLVDIPRMAGMAQKMLHNALEAYFKLDITLAEQVCLADDEVDNLYQQIFRELLTYMMEDPRTISQATQLIFVGRYLERIADHATNIAEWVIYLVTGQRLRKK; the protein is encoded by the coding sequence ATGGGCAATGCCGTGGCTATGGCCATTGAGGATGCCGTCCAGTCGCTGGCCAAACAGGATGTTAACCTTGCCCGCAAGGTAATTGAGGGCGACGACATCATTGACAAGATGGAAGTGGACATCGAGGACAAGTGCATGGTCCTCATTGCCCGCCAGCAGCCGCTGGCCCGGGACCTGCGCATCATCAGCACCGGCCTGAAAATTACGACCGATCTGGAGCGTATCGGCGACCACGCCTATGATATTGCCAATGTCACCCTACGGCTGGCCCACCAGCCTCTCATCAAGCCGCTGGTCGACATCCCCCGCATGGCCGGCATGGCCCAAAAGATGCTCCATAATGCCCTTGAAGCATATTTTAAGCTGGATATTACGCTGGCCGAGCAGGTCTGTCTGGCCGATGACGAGGTCGACAACCTTTACCAGCAGATTTTCCGGGAACTTTTGACCTATATGATGGAAGATCCCCGGACGATCAGTCAGGCGACGCAGCTTATTTTTGTCGGCCGCTACCTCGAGCGCATCGCCGACCATGCTACCAACATCGCCGAATGGGTCATCTATCTGGTGACCGGCCAACGCCTGCGTAAGAAATAA
- a CDS encoding HU family DNA-binding protein → MNKTELIASVAEKAGMTKKDAEKALNAVFASIEEALAQNDKVQIIGFGTFEVKTREARKGRNPQTGKEIDIPASKSPVFKAGKGLKDAVNK, encoded by the coding sequence GTGAATAAAACCGAATTGATCGCCAGTGTTGCGGAAAAAGCCGGCATGACGAAGAAGGACGCAGAAAAGGCGCTTAACGCCGTTTTTGCCAGCATCGAGGAAGCGCTGGCCCAGAACGACAAAGTGCAGATTATTGGGTTCGGCACCTTTGAGGTAAAGACCCGCGAAGCCAGAAAAGGACGCAATCCGCAGACCGGCAAGGAAATCGACATTCCCGCCTCGAAGAGCCCTGTCTTCAAAGCTGGCAAAGGTTTGAAAGACGCTGTCAACAAGTAA
- a CDS encoding winged helix-turn-helix domain-containing protein, producing MTGKILIVEDEINIRELVRFNLEKEGYAVLEAEDGNTALALARRERPDLVVLDLMLPGKDGLDVCRAMKSARETAGIAIIMLTAKAEEVDKIIGLEMGADDYMVKPFSPRELLARIKAVLRRSQKDAPLTGELVVGNLKLNFSRYEAHIGKEKLELTPKEFELLKLFVTDVGRVFTREQLLDKVWGYEYFGDTRTVDVHIRHLRAKLSIDPVLAEAIETVRGVGYRFREI from the coding sequence GTGACCGGGAAAATATTAATTGTGGAAGATGAAATCAATATCCGCGAACTGGTCCGCTTCAATTTGGAGAAGGAGGGTTATGCCGTGCTTGAGGCTGAGGACGGCAATACAGCATTGGCGCTGGCGCGGCGCGAGCGGCCTGATCTCGTCGTCCTCGACCTGATGCTGCCAGGCAAAGATGGCCTGGATGTGTGCCGGGCCATGAAGAGCGCCCGCGAGACGGCCGGTATCGCCATTATAATGCTCACCGCCAAGGCGGAGGAAGTGGACAAAATCATCGGCCTGGAGATGGGCGCCGACGATTATATGGTTAAGCCGTTTAGCCCGCGGGAGCTTTTGGCCCGCATTAAGGCGGTGCTGCGCCGCAGCCAAAAAGATGCACCGCTGACCGGCGAACTGGTGGTCGGCAATCTAAAACTCAACTTTAGCCGTTATGAGGCCCATATCGGCAAAGAAAAGCTTGAACTTACCCCCAAAGAGTTTGAGCTCCTGAAACTGTTCGTCACCGATGTGGGCAGGGTGTTTACGCGCGAACAACTCTTGGACAAGGTCTGGGGGTACGAATACTTCGGCGATACCCGGACCGTAGATGTACATATCCGCCACCTGCGGGCCAAACTAAGCATTGACCCTGTTCTGGCCGAGGCCATTGAGACAGTGCGCGGCGTCGGCTACCGGTTTCGGGAAATTTAA
- a CDS encoding iron-containing alcohol dehydrogenase has protein sequence MWEKSIDINLISEIRAKTTVYFGVGAIGKMTDIAQELSKRGINKVVVVTGKSSHIKTGAWDKVKQALDAANIAYTLYSKVTPNPTVDQVDEATQLARAFGAQAVIAIGGGSPIDAAKSVAILLEYTDKTGRDLYEFKFTPVKAAPIVAINLTHGTGTEVDRFAVVSIPEKEYKPAIAYDCIYPLYAIDDPALMTMLPADQTVYVTIDAVNHVVEAATTTVNNPFAISLARETIKLVAEYLPRAKQDPQDLQARYFLLYASLIAGISFDNGLLHFTHALEHPLSGVRPELAHGKGLGILLPAVVKQIYPAKGAILADILAPIIPGLTGAETESHKVYTALKEWLKSMGINACLADEGFAAGDIDKLVKLAFETPSLKTLLDLAPVPATPEVVRNIYNDAL, from the coding sequence ATGTGGGAAAAAAGCATCGACATTAACCTTATCAGTGAAATTCGCGCTAAAACAACGGTGTATTTCGGTGTAGGCGCCATCGGTAAAATGACCGATATCGCCCAAGAATTGAGCAAAAGGGGGATTAACAAAGTCGTTGTTGTAACAGGCAAATCTTCACATATTAAAACAGGTGCATGGGATAAAGTAAAGCAGGCTTTAGACGCTGCCAACATCGCCTATACTCTCTACAGCAAAGTAACCCCTAATCCAACTGTCGATCAAGTAGATGAAGCGACACAGCTTGCGCGCGCTTTTGGCGCTCAAGCCGTAATCGCCATCGGTGGCGGCAGCCCGATTGACGCCGCGAAAAGCGTAGCCATCCTTTTAGAGTATACTGATAAAACGGGCAGAGACCTTTATGAATTTAAGTTTACACCCGTTAAAGCAGCGCCGATTGTTGCGATAAATCTGACGCACGGCACCGGTACTGAAGTCGACCGCTTCGCCGTGGTCAGCATCCCGGAAAAAGAATATAAGCCTGCCATTGCTTATGACTGCATTTACCCGCTATATGCGATTGATGACCCCGCACTAATGACAATGCTTCCGGCCGATCAAACAGTTTATGTAACAATTGATGCCGTTAACCATGTTGTCGAAGCAGCTACAACCACGGTAAATAATCCGTTTGCCATTAGTCTGGCGCGTGAAACAATCAAATTAGTCGCCGAATACCTCCCCCGGGCAAAACAAGATCCGCAGGATTTACAGGCGCGCTACTTCCTCCTCTATGCTTCCCTGATCGCAGGCATCTCCTTCGACAACGGTCTGCTGCATTTTACGCACGCTCTTGAACACCCCTTGAGCGGCGTCCGTCCCGAGCTTGCCCATGGCAAAGGGCTTGGCATACTCTTGCCTGCCGTAGTCAAACAAATTTATCCTGCCAAAGGCGCCATCCTGGCAGATATTTTGGCGCCGATCATCCCTGGCTTGACCGGGGCAGAAACCGAAAGCCACAAAGTATACACTGCCTTGAAAGAATGGCTTAAATCGATGGGAATAAACGCTTGCTTGGCCGATGAAGGCTTTGCGGCTGGCGATATTGATAAACTAGTTAAACTCGCCTTTGAAACCCCCAGCCTTAAAACCTTGTTAGATCTGGCGCCTGTGCCGGCGACACCGGAAGTCGTACGCAATATATATAACGACGCATTGTAA
- the pstA gene encoding phosphate ABC transporter permease PstA: MIVVWQRLTNPRAIDRLANAIMWLAGMVILGILAAFLAYILYKGVPVLSWNFITGMPSDIRAGGGVGPQFFNSFYILFLSMLFSIPVALGAGIYLAEYAPASRLTDVIRLSTESLATVPSIVLGLFGMIIFVNMLGLGFSIIGGALTLSLLNLPVLVRVTEEAIRTVPASYREASLALGATKWQTIWKVVLPNALPGIITGITLTAGRALGETAILIFTAGTTVSRHLPDFDPLAAGETLAVHMWYVMAVGLVPDRVEIANGIGALLIIAILAFNLMFTIPGHLLQRKLKGK; encoded by the coding sequence ATGATTGTCGTGTGGCAACGCCTAACAAACCCCCGTGCTATTGATAGATTGGCTAATGCGATTATGTGGCTGGCAGGGATGGTTATTCTGGGAATTTTGGCTGCTTTTCTTGCTTATATCTTGTATAAAGGCGTACCGGTACTGTCGTGGAACTTTATCACCGGCATGCCCAGCGACATCCGCGCTGGCGGCGGGGTGGGGCCGCAGTTTTTCAATTCGTTTTATATTCTCTTCTTATCAATGCTGTTTTCTATTCCGGTAGCCCTTGGCGCCGGCATCTACCTGGCCGAATATGCGCCCGCCAGCCGCCTTACCGATGTTATCCGTCTCAGCACGGAAAGCCTCGCCACCGTACCGTCTATTGTCCTCGGCTTGTTTGGCATGATTATTTTTGTTAATATGCTGGGGTTGGGCTTCAGTATCATCGGCGGCGCGCTGACGCTGTCCCTCCTCAACCTGCCGGTGCTGGTGCGGGTAACGGAAGAAGCGATCCGTACCGTGCCGGCGTCCTATCGGGAGGCCAGCCTGGCCCTGGGAGCCACCAAGTGGCAGACGATTTGGAAGGTGGTGCTGCCAAACGCCCTGCCTGGCATTATTACCGGTATTACGTTGACTGCCGGCCGGGCGTTGGGCGAAACGGCGATCCTCATTTTTACCGCCGGGACGACCGTATCACGCCATCTGCCGGATTTTGACCCGTTGGCCGCCGGGGAGACGTTGGCCGTGCACATGTGGTATGTCATGGCTGTCGGTTTGGTGCCGGACCGGGTCGAGATTGCCAACGGCATCGGCGCCCTGCTGATTATTGCCATTTTGGCCTTTAATCTTATGTTTACTATTCCGGGGCACTTGCTGCAGCGAAAACTAAAGGGGAAATAG